The proteins below are encoded in one region of Styela clava chromosome 4, kaStyClav1.hap1.2, whole genome shotgun sequence:
- the LOC120346462 gene encoding uncharacterized protein LOC120346462 yields the protein MANINLNELSKIGLNNQAIQDLDVKLIDLGVEDSSDLLLIKEEDLYGVVSVILARKIVAYWKDSLCLDISSDATELFSDSSSSCNAENFVISWKDFPTDIIEMCKNGTVVPSARRSEFVRILVDSVLKWSGSSKPSRAELSTIAKRVIRRYPKSFQDTSGPEGEVIGSGYSYLTQQMVWRIDNLRKSTSKKRSQQPKVEEQVDVDRYGCVLWGPETDNEGELEQLRMWLKHEYTLSKSDQDLGKVEEYMKQTFPLQRKHINQNQSISGIKELWPHLFDGICLMRHYETLVGKTEAKKNILKKLEDNSICIYNLAIGTNYVTNRKVDEPTSMKLPVLSVIQSESGSLTQALLFGTLKCSTNKKISEFISSSKSESKNLKTELPKSTGVVTLIAYYFGEDLNQIFKCFQKETTFPQILEDIPKSPFIACIGNTVATAETFYVIAEREVVCSCRSFFEAVAFQFASFYVFNIEYPNKALLTFDFIQRFFGDINPSGTKSKKSKGKDVNAKVIGLARRVNLSQALYVPLLEIDVVVLLLGLPLPDTFFFESNFSESDSIKLFFIFFHCMPIFAQSHKKAQI from the exons ATGgctaatataaatttgaatgaacTGTCTAAAATTGGTTTGAATAACCAAGCAATACAAGACCTGGATGTGAAATTAATAGACCTTGGCGTCGAAGATTCTTCTGATCTCTTGCTTATTAAAGAGGAAGACCTCTATGGTGTGGTGTCTGTCATATTGGCCCGGAAAATTGTTGCATACTGGAAAGATAGTCTATGTCTGGATATTTCATCCGATGCAACTGAACTATTCAGCGATTCCTCTTCATCTTGCAATGCAGAAAACTTTGTGATATCTTGGAAAGACTTTCCCACTGACATAATTGAAATGTGCAAAAATGGCACAGTTGTTCCATCAGCCAGAAGAAGTGAGTTTGTTCGCATTCTTGTGGACTCTGTCCTGAAGTGGTCGGGCAGTTCCAAGCCGTCAAGGGCAGAATTGTCGACTATTGCTAAAAGGGTCATACGTAGATATCCAAAGTCTTTCCAAGATACAAGTGGACCTGAAGGTGAAGTCATTGGGTCTGGCTATTCCTACCTGACCCAACAAATGGTTTGGCGTATTGACAACTTGCGGAAGTCCACATCAAAGAAGAGAAGCCAACAGCCTAAGGTGGAAGAACAAGTAGATGTTGACAGATATGGCTGTGTGCTTTGGGGTCCTGAAACAGATAATGAAGGGGAACTTGAACAACTTAGAATGTGGCTCAAGCATGAGTACACATTATCAAAGTCTGATCAGGATTTGGGAAAAGTGGAAGAATATATGAAACAGACCTTCCCTCTTCAACGAAAGCatataaatcaaaatcaaaGCATCAGTGGGATCAAGGAGTTATGGCCACACTTGTTCGATGGAATCTGTTTAATGCGCCATTATGAAACATTGGTTGGTAAAACAGAAGctaaaaagaatattttaaaaaaacttgaagaCAATTCCATATGCATTTACAA TCTTGCAATAGGAACAAATTATGTAACTAATCGCAAGGTCGATGAGCCAACCTCTATGAAATTACCAGTACTTAGTGTCATTCAATCAGAAAGTGGATCACTTACTCAGGCATTATTATTTGGGACATTGAAATGTTCAACCAATAagaaaatttctgaatttataagttcttcaaaatcggaatcaaagAATCTGAAAACTGAATTACCAAAATCGACTGGGGTGGTCACGTTGATCGCCTATTATTTCGGAGAGGACCTAAACCAAATATTTAAGTGTTTCCAG AAAGAAACCACTTTTCCCCAGATATTAGAAGATATTCCAAAATCTCCATTCATTGCTTGCATAG GTAACACGGTAGCGACTGCTGAGACTTTTTACGTCATCGCTGAACGAGAAGTGGTGTGTTCCTGTAGATCGTTTTTTGAAGCGGTGGCTTTTCAGTTTGCTTCGTTCTATGTTTTCAACATAGAATATCCAAATAAGGCCTTGCTgacgtttgattttattcagag GTTCTTCGGTGACATAAACCCCAGCGGCACTAAGTCGAAAAAAAGTAAAGGCAAAGACGTTAATGCAAAAGTAATCGGCCTTGCAAGAAGAGTGAATCTATCACAGGCGTTATATGTGCCGTTGTTAGAAATTGATGTGGTGGTGTTACTGCTAGGGTTGCCACTTccggatacattttttttcgaatcgaatttttccgaatctgattccattaagcttttttttattttttttcattgcatgcctatttttgctcaaagtcacaaaaaagctcaaatctag